In Vigna unguiculata cultivar IT97K-499-35 chromosome 3, ASM411807v1, whole genome shotgun sequence, a single genomic region encodes these proteins:
- the LOC114178158 gene encoding uncharacterized protein LOC114178158, which translates to MGRMGQDSDPKSKLVLEICSISTRSVVCVHHKLLSESANTTFVDWYCILGVEENAGVNAIRKRYHKLALHVHPDKNKHPKAEIAFKLVSEAYACLSNAAKRKAFDLERYKHFCIECKRIPYTSSNVPVNSGGPGFRAWNIITRSRSFKLWRNIREMRERFMDEANVIENCLRTNSMSRKESPGQNPVGFLPRSKSLHRFEKETPVFNPSDYLYQGYPHLRSNIYKNSSTFWYLQRNSMLHNEKGGALHASPVFEVQSRSLFASKFAFVPSKC; encoded by the exons ATGGGGAGAATGGGACAAGACTCAGACCCCAAGTCCAAGTTGGTATTAGAGATTTGCTCCATTTCCACGCGTTCTGTTGTGTGTGTTCATCATAAACTTCTCTCAGAATCAGCTAACACAACTTTCGTTGACTGGTATTGCATTCTTGGA GTGGAAGAAAATGCAGGGGTGAATGCCATTCGTAAGAGGTACCATAAACTGG cCTTACATGTTCACCCAGATAAGAATAAGCACCCCAAGGCTGAAATTGCTTTCAAGCTCGTTTCTGAG GCATATGCATGTCTATCTAACGCAGCAAAGAGAAAAGCCTTtgacttggagagatataagcATTTCTGCATCGAGTGCAAAAGAATTCCGTATACATCGAGTAATGTCCCTGTCAATTCAGGGGGACCAGGTTTTAGGGCATGGAATATCATCACCAGATCAAGATCTTTTAAACTTTGGAGAAATATTAGGGAAATGAGAGAAAGATTCATGGACGAGGCTAATGTGATAGAGAACTGTTTGCGAACAAATTCAATGTCAAGGAAAGAATCTCCAGGCCAGAATCCGGTTGGGTTTCTACCTAGAAGCAAGTCGCTTCATAGATTTGAGAAAGAAACCCCTGTTTTCAATCCGTCGGATTATTTGTACCAAGGCTACCCTCACCTGAGGAGCAATATTTACAAGAATTCTTCAACTTTTTGGTACTTGCAGAGAAATAGTATGCTTCACAATGAAAAGGGAGGAGCGCTGCATGCCTCCCCTGTTTTTGAGGTCCAATCTAGGAGTTTGTTTGCTAGCAAATTCGCTTTTGTCCCGTCAAAATGTTAG